A single genomic interval of Tursiops truncatus isolate mTurTru1 chromosome 16, mTurTru1.mat.Y, whole genome shotgun sequence harbors:
- the DYDC1 gene encoding DPY30 domain-containing protein 1 isoform X2, translating into MESAYLQKNLGTCLTQGLAEVARMRPVDPIEYLALWIYNYKNNVTMEQQRQEEMAQLEQERELAVMEQEMMERLKAEEFLFQQQQLAFQLELEMQEKERQRIEELQRAQEQLEKELRMNMESIAKGEDISHGEDEADSGRTLAEISDRYGAPNLSRVEELDEPMLSDVALNIDQDL; encoded by the exons ATGGAGTCGGCATATCTTCAAAAGAATCTTGGGACATGTCTAACTCAAGGTCTTGCAGAAGTGGCAAGGATGCGCCCAGTGGATCCAATAGAATACTTAGCATTGTGGATTTACAATTATAAGAACAATGTGACCATGGAGCAACAA AGACAAGAGGAAATGGCCCAGTTGGAGCAGGAAAGAGAATTAGCTGTGATGGAGCAGGAAATGATGGAGAGACTTAAAGCAGAGGAGTTCCTGTTTCAGCAG CAACAGTTGGCATTCCAGCTGGAGTTGGAAatgcaagaaaaagagagacagagaatagaAGAACTGCAGAGAGCTCAAGAGCAACTTGAGAAG GAGTTGAGAATGAATATGGAAAGTATAGCTAAGGGTGAAGATATTTCACATGGAGAG GATGAAGCCGACTCAGGCAGAACACTAGCTGAAATTAGTGATCGATATGGAGCGCCGAACTTGAGCAGGGTGGAAGAACTTGATGAACCGATGCTATCGGAT gttGCATTAAACATTGATCAAGATTTGTAG